The proteins below come from a single Mya arenaria isolate MELC-2E11 chromosome 6, ASM2691426v1 genomic window:
- the LOC128239396 gene encoding uncharacterized protein LOC128239396: protein MMLYGIWCIVIVFLKLIRPAEAGLCDKAVTCSSQCSSRKHYTTACGFMGWQRCSKYRTKYNTCYKTCYSKICCEGYAGPDCDKPLCFGSTSCLNNNRCISPNICSCKTGYQRPMCQDTNECSAINGGCQHVCTNNVGSFSCSCNRGYVLTTDLKTCEDIDECNQTPFPCDQLCHNFPGSYECSCDTGYYPDTSSNTCKDVNECDTGNHTCDHICINTEGAYRCNCRKGFEPHGNGSACTDIDECLEETSQCSQNCTNTPGSYTCSCENGYMLGTDKYTCNNTDECQGVSCENGGFCIDLIGGYTCSCAKGYTGMLCEIDTDECQGVSCANGGFCIDLIGGYTCSCANGYTGMLCELDLNECLGFLNGGCEDECINTFGSFVCKCSGNNTLDDNGGTCSGSTEPSAFSKYGLVRQFLPRGCSTIQLTKCNEGADFDILLSSTSKWYRLKTDHKIKYTYGIVFVETNKIALPVSISGMEVVMGTDDFKLITGSLSRDVKDGVPYIEERTLNCWSFDITPRDVRDFLVSNSFLSSFFHNIENSLPDWLKFSPNGNKSLGVNDLQTDLRRGSEIQQTECKGAPLTSDRLYTVLKFGNSFKMSIYGKEITSPAEVSNKKFCIIVDVCQVNGGSVFLILPEESTDKIQNKFNNPGVYIKPTGLGFSLQKHIDVHAKSTHVQQWNGDEVFQYPVFQESNIWIGGDAVLVTQTFRVSVKTANVFLSIPSLTNIMKSLILEEWRFVAQAFVDLELTFVTEFGNQTIRGGSTGDAYAIASLGGNISRSFCGRHANPAGIFMSVILHANTFLDAPVLHIIKPDINGKAYVFLASDLEDEAYNKIFFKAKQVHDLKHTSERLVYLSQDVLNRYQTLLSSHSTKLLNVVITTGQTLLDIIQNLLRIGDVPDIHEVIRLITRVWQDGWTRLQNDTDAFLDSLRENEQITEHNVTQRLKAVTNAVQNGVNMLISNVTEQAALKFKEMNGAGLRFKGDLDIFGLKIIGVEIEFVYSIDSLGACSRFERAYSVLKGENAIRGLGFASPFSKLGRFLEIEAGVGFGFAISKVYNGKFAVMLRVKARFFGMKEQRDLFITNKGVYLYMESNMWETYKAQLQIFAELGNEWNLLTFDVNGTFVADDDGNGSFEDGYLAALRRFTITIADEAKNRISKLQDILTKAQRGLTSAQNWLEDKKAIVLNTNDQFDDAVRALDEANIKLEDAKKPFHDASGKLREAQTKVDSLCKINECKKICIGGLICKTCHKLVWGKRVSYPCCKFTSCKTSHLDPICVGNNVLCRTFRAAAYSALENAKGGFHIALLAFDAAKEVVSAAQISVDRSRVVLDIAIASLDSAKLGLKAAESLLDEAKKALEAVKQVVKLGVSALDFVMKYGIENIIDVRNCGFQVTLSTHDITVFDVHCDVNAFNTGFKTKKLSINFKDIFQSLLNAAKETITSILNSIENPGRNRRHVEHESLNVSYKQYRQIRDTDSNATETFKNQTIDIIAETLGYTNNQTDNEYDIRTEIFLQKCIKFKNIHSFLFDTIQSLHAMTSETASAVINSTLVQKDLGLKVKHSFVNASLTDLGIDSNFAETEFNMSFTELTKTIDIAKANLSSNLYLSDVESFSRDAASMLQNQTDDANMIEIVNYWKIAMANVTTEYFNSETCVSFTDCAHYAVASLYEIVLSSSDLPNKNISLQSISAFEDIFLTLTSNDSLKILEVFEMSEGLMDHLGAINDANVFCSTPPTIQYPLKNETVVAGQTLHLACNATGSPTPTFTWFKNDEQITTSSTNMILTFHNVTFSDEGSYHCVASNLVTSLLMMQAYINVKERDETLDISTFTSNIEDAFPVTLAVILATVALVLAGLVVAYTVWRYRIITSESRQEDDVTLTDY from the exons ACCAGCAGAAGCTGGGTTATGTGATAAAGCAGTCACATGCAGCAGCCAATGCTCATCCCGTAAACATTACACAACCGCGTGTGGATTTATGGGTTGGCAACGCTGTTCCAAATACAG GACGAAGTATAATACGTGTTACAAGACGTGTTACAGTAAGATTTGCTGCGAGGGATATGCCGGCCCAGATTGTGACAAAC CCTTGTGTTTTGGGTCGACATCATGTTTGAACAACAACAGGTGTATATCCCCTAACATATGTAGCTGCAAAACGGGCTATCAGCGTCCGATGTGTCAAG ATACAAACGAGTGTTCCGCAATTAATGGCGGCTGCCAGCACGTCTGCACTAACAACGTTGGGTCTTTCTCGTGCTCATGTAACAGAGGATATGTGTTAACGACTGACCTTAAAACATGTGAAG ACATAGATGAATGCAACCAAACTCCGTTCCCCTGTGATCAGCTATGCCACAATTTCCCCGGATCGTACGAATGCAGTTGTGATACCGGATATTACCCAGACACTAGTTCAAACACGTGCAAag ACGTAAATGAGTGTGACACAGGCAACCATACGTGTGATCACATCTGTATCAACACAGAAGGGGCATACCGATGTAACTGCCGAAAAGGTTTTGAGCCTCACGGTAATGGAAGTGCATGTACAG ACATAGACGAATGTTTAGAAGAAACGTCTCAGTGTTCCCAGAATTGTACTAATACTCCCGGCAGCTACACATGCAGCTGTGAGAATGGTTACATGCTTGGGACAGATAAATATACCTGTAACA ACACAGACGAATGTCAAGGCGTCTCATGTGAGAATGGAGGATTTTGTATTGATCTTATTGGAGGGTATACCTGCTCTTGTGCTAAAGGCTATACAGGAATGCTCTGCGAAATCG ACACAGACGAATGTCAAGGCGTCTCATGTGCGAATGGAGGTTTTTGTATTGATCTTATTGGAGGGTATACCTGCTCTTGTGCAAACGGCTATACGGGAATGCTCTGCGAACTGG ATTTGAATGAGTGCCTAGGATTTCTAAATGGGGGCTGCGAGGATGAATGTATAAACACATTCGgttcatttgtttgtaaatgcAGCGGCAACAACACCTTGGACGATAACGGCGGCACTTGTTCTG GTTCAACAGAACCAAGTGCATTTTCCAAATATGGTTTAGTGCGACAGTTTCTACCCCGAGGCTGCTCAACAATTCAGCTAACGAAATGCAACGAGGGAGCTGATTTTGATATTCTACTTTCATCAACATCAAAATGGTACAGATTGAAAACTGatcataaaataaagtataCTTATGGAATTGTATTtgttgaaacaaacaaaatagcCCTTCCAGTGTCCATATCAGGAATGGAAGTCGTCATGGGAACTGACGATTTTAAACTTATAACCGGATCTTTGTCACGCGATGTCAAGGATGGCGTTCCATATATTGAGGAAAGAACGCTAAATTGCTGGAGTTTCGACATAACACCGCGAGATGTTAGAGACTTCCTGGTTtctaattcatttttatcatcattcTTTCACAATATTGAAAATTCATTGCCTGATTGGTTAAAATTCTCCCCGAATGGCAACAAATCACTTGGTGTTAATGATTTGCAAACCGATCTCCGTCGAGGGAGCGAAATTCAACAGACAGAATGCAAGGGGGCACCTTTGACCTCCGATCGCCTTTATACAGTTTTGAAGTTTGGCAACAGTTTTAAGATGTCAATCTATGGTAAAGAAATCACGTCACCGGCCGAAGTCAGTAATAAAAAATTCTGCATCATTGTTGATGTCTGTCAGGTGAATGGAGGATCTGTATTTCTAATCCTTCCGGAAGAGTCTACGGACAAGAtccaaaataaatttaacaaccCTGGTGTTTATATCAAGCCAACAGGACTAGGattttctcttcaaaaacaCATTGACGTACATGCAAAGTCAACACATGTGCAACAATGGAATGGCGATGAAGTATTTCAGTACCC AGTGTTTCAAGAATCAAATATATGGATTGGAGGCGATGCTGTATTGGTGACTCAAACATTCCGAGTATCAGTAAAAACGGCAAATGTGTTCCTTTCAATTCCGTCTCTAACAAAT ATAATGAAAAGTTTAATCCTCGAGGAGTGGCGTTTTGTGGCTCAAGCATTTGTCGATTTAGAATTAACATTTGTTACTGAGTTTGGAAATCAAACTATTCGAGGCGGAAGTACTGGCGATGCTTATGCTATAGCTTCGCTTGGAG gaaatatttcaaGAAGTTTTTGTGGCCGCCATGCAAACCCTGCAGGAATATTCATGTCGGTCATTTTACACGCTAACACCTTTCTCGATGCACCAgttttacatattataaaacCAGATATCAATGGTAAAGCCTATGTTTTTCTTGCCAGTGATCTAGAGGATGAAGCTTACaacaagatattttttaaagcaaaacaagtACATGATTTGAAACACACAAGTGAGAGGTTGGTTTATCTCTCGCAAGATGTTTTAAATAGATACCAAACACTGTTGTCGAGCCATTCAACCAAATTGCTAAATGTGGTTATAACGACAGGGCAGACTCTTTTGGACATTATTCAAAACCTTTTACGTATAGGCGATGTACCAGATATTCATGAAGTGATTCGACTAATAACTCGTGTGTGGCAAGATGGCTGGACGCGATTGCAAAACGACACTGATGCATTTTTGGATTCCTTAAgagaaaatgaacaaattacCGAACACAACGTTACGCAGCGTTTAAAGGCAGTAACAAATGCCGTTCAAAACGGAGTAAATATGCTGATCAGTAATGTGACTGAACAAGCTGCCTTGAAGTTCAAGGAAATGAACGGAGCTGGACTTCGCTTTAAAGGCGATCTCGATATTTTTGGATTAAAAATTATCGGAGTagaaattgaatttgtttattcCATAGATAGTTTAGGAGCATGCAGCCGGTTTGAGCGCGCGTATAGTGTTCTAAAAGGGGAAAATGCCATCAGAGGTTTGGGTTTTGCCTCTCCATTTTCTAAGCTCGGACGCTTCCTTGAAATAGAAGCTGGTGTAGGATTTGGGTTTGCAATAAGCAAAGTTTATAATGGGAAGTTTGCTGTCATGCTACGTGTAAAAGCCAGATTTTTCGGAATGAAGGAGCAAAGAGACCTTTTTATAACGAATAAGGGTGTGTATTTATACATGGAAAGCAATATGTGGGAAACATACAAAGCACAGCTACAAATATTTGCAGAACTGGGAAATGAATGGAACCTTTTGACGTTTGATGTGAACGGAACATTCGTAGCCGATGACGATGGAAATGGTAGTTTTGAAGATGGTTATTTAGCTGCACTTCGTAGATTTACAATAACAATTGCTGATGAGGCAAAGAATAGAATCAGTAAATTACAGGACATTCTTACAAAGGCTCAAAGAGGGTTAACCTCTGCTCAGAACTGGCTTGAAGATAAAAAGGCGATAGTTCTTAATACGAATGATCAATTCGACGATGCTGTACGTGCACTTGATGAAGCAAATATTAAACTTGAAGATGCAAAGAAACCATTTCATGACGCATCAGGTAAATTAAGAGAAGCACAAACAAAGGTTGACTCACTATGTAAGATAAATGAATGCAAAAAAATCTGTATTGGAGGATTAATATGCAAAACTTGTCACAAACTAGTATGGGGCAAAAGAGTATCATATCCATGTTGTAAGTTTACCAGCTGTAAGACTTCCCATCTTGATCCAATCTGCGTTGGTAATAACGTGCTTTGCAGAACCTTTCGAGCTGCTGCCTATTCAGCACTAGAAAATGCCAAGGGGGGTTTCCATATTGCATTGTTAGCCTTTGATGCTGCAAAAGAGGTAGTGTCGGCTGCACAAATTAGTGTCGATCGTTCGAGGGTTGTTTTAGACATAGCTATTGCTTCACTTGATTCGGCTAAGCTAGGATTAAAGGCAGCGGAATCGTTATTAGATGAAGCAAAGAAAGCTCTTGAAGCTGTTAAGCAGGTAGTGAAATTGGGTGTTTCTGCATTAGATTTCGTGATGAAATACGGAatagaaaatatcattgatGTCCGAAATTGCGGATTTCAAGTAACACTTTCCacacatgatattacagtttTTGATGTCCACTGCGATGTTAACGCATTTAACACTGGATTTAAAACCAAAAAGCTAAGCATCAATTTTAAGGACATTTTCCAAAGTCTGTTGAATGCTGCAAAAGAAACTATTACATCTATACTAAATTCCATCGAAAACCCCGGACGCAACCGACGACATGTTGAACACGAATCACTAAATGTATCGTACAAGCAGTATAGACAAATACGAGATACCGATTCAAATGCTACAGAAACGTTTAAGAATCAAACTATTGACATTATTGCTGAAACGTTAGGCTATACCAATAATCAGACGGACAATGAATATGATATTAGAACCGAAATATTCctacaaaaatgtattaaatttaagAACATTCATAGTTTCCTGTTTGACACTATACAGTCATTGCATGCCATGACAAGCGAAACTGCAAGCGCTGTGATTAATTCGACACTTGTACAGAAGGATCTTGGACTAAAGGTTAAGCATTCTTTTGTAAATGCATCGTTAACGGATTTAGGAATTGATTCAAATTTTGCTGAAACTGAGTTCAATATGAGCTTCACCGAATTGACAAAAACCATTGATATTGCTAAAGCAAACTTGTCTAGTAATTTGTATTTATCGGATGTTGAGAGCTTTTCTAGAGATGCGGCTTCAATGCTTCAAAATCAAACCGATGATGCCAATATGATTGAAATTGTCAATTATTGGAAAATCGCCATGGCAAATGTAACAACGGAATATTTCAACTCAGAAACGTGCGTCTCATTCACGGATTGTGCACACTACGCTGTTGCATCACTTTATGAAATTGTATTATCATCATCGGACTTGCCCAATAAAAACATCAGCTTGCAAAGTATTTCCGCCTTTGAGGACATATTTCTAACATTGACTAGTAATGATTCACTAAAAATCCTGGAAGTATTCGAAATGTCTGAAGGTCTTATGGATCACCTAGGTGCGATAAATGACGCCAACGTCTTCTGTTCTACCCCACCTACCATACAGTATCCACTAAAAAACGAAACAGTAGTAGCAGGGCAAACCTTACACCTTGCATGCAACGCAACAGGAAGTCCTACGCCTACCTTCACCTGGTTTAAAAACGATGAGCAAATCACCACTTCGTCGACAAATATGATATTGACCTTCCATAATGTGACATTTTCGGATGAAGGTAGTTACCACTGTGTAGCATCCAACTTGGTCACTAGCCTTCTCATGATGCAGGCGTACATCAATGTGAAAG aaagAGATGAAACACTTGACATTTCAACCTTTACTTCAAACATTGAAG ATGCGTTCCCAGTGACATTGGCGGTGATTCTAGCAACAGTTGCCCTTGTATTAGCAGGACTTGTTGTTGCATATACTGTATGGCGCTACAGAATAATAACTTCAGA GTCAAGGCAAGAGGATGACGTGACTTTGACAGACTATTAA